From Brassica rapa cultivar Chiifu-401-42 chromosome A06, CAAS_Brap_v3.01, whole genome shotgun sequence:
AACAATTTTTAGTCCTACtagttttatttaaatgttAATTTAAACTAGAATTCTATCTGCACATCCGTATGGgggtgttttatttttgtaatgaaCTAAATATAAGAAAGGCTgtgctttttatttttatatgatattatttgtttatacCGATATTTAAATAATAGCAAATCTTTACTATAAACAAATCATCTTATGAAAAAAATTACGGttttcatttatcattttatatagttaataataatatttttattttatatttgaaagaGATAAGAAAATtactttctaaaaaaaaatttaaaatatttttaaaatatatatttaaaaataatcaatttaaatttttattatctttaaaaatataaatattttaatatgattttaattttcatttataagaaataataaactaattttaatatctaattataattatgataattaaagtttaaattaattaatttcgaaaataagttTTAGAAAGGttctttatagattttgttagaattttattttataatacacatttcatttcaaataaaatgataaagataatgaaagatattatatttacattatgtaaaatttgatataGTTTCTATggaatggttttttttttttttttgaacaactgtTTCTATGGAATGGTCGAAACAAAAAGTCACACATAAAAGAATTCATGACTTAAATAGTATTAGATTGTTACCATTAGTaaagttttatttcttttcagTCAACATCTAATGCATGCATTTAGGCTATAAATCCAGATATATtctaataactttttttaatatggaaaaatatatatacatttctaGTAACCACCTTGACTATAAATACTTCTGTAATAGGgtgttttattctttttttcctCGTTTTAAGAtggaaataaaaagaataaaataaggaaaagaaaaaatgtaacGTATATTTGAAAAGTAAAGTCTGAACACGATTCTCATTGGGATATCAAAACTCTATAAAAGCATACATACACAGATTTGTAGAACAGAAGAGAGCACAATCACAAATACAAGATAAGGTTTagatcttttcaaaaaaaaaaaaaatcaccggttgagtttagggtttgttCCTTGGTGATGAAAATTTGGCTATTGTCAAAGCAATGAGGAATCAGAATCGTAGGAGTCCTAGGGGGGATAAAATCAGTGAGTTTCCAGACGAGTTGCTGTTGAAGATACTGTTTTTTCTACCTAGTAAAGATGTTGTAGCCACGAGTGCCATTTCAAAACGGTGGAAGTCTCTTTGGAAGGAGGTAAATACATTCAGATACGATGCTACTCCTCCATATCCTCGCACTTGTCAAATGTTTGATCTATTCATTAGAAGCAGATCAAATGTAGAGAGCTTACAGCTCAAGCTGAACCCAAATAACTCGATACAGGACATCAGAGATTTGGTTAATGATGCAGCTTCTCGCTCTTTGAGAGAGCTGAGAATAGAGATGGTTTACAAATCCTTTGAGTTTCCCCAAAACTTGTATCTTTACCCACAACTTGAAACCCTCATACTTGAGAAACTTAGTCTTGTGGATATTCCACCTAATGTTTCATTGATTGGCCTCAAGAAACTCAACCTTTTATCGGTTAGATTCTCAAACGACGAGTCTGTGCAAAGGCTGCTAAGCATCTGCCCACATCTTGAAGACTTGGTGGTGAGAAGAAGCACATATACCAATGTGATGGTATTTACTATTGATGTGCCAACGCTGAAGTGTTTATCTATCGATAATACGTCTGGGGAATCTCGTCCTGAAGGTGTTCATGGGTTTGTGATTAATGCACCTT
This genomic window contains:
- the LOC103871678 gene encoding putative FBD-associated F-box protein At1g50980 translates to MRNQNRRSPRGDKISEFPDELLLKILFFLPSKDVVATSAISKRWKSLWKEVNTFRYDATPPYPRTCQMFDLFIRSRSNVESLQLKLNPNNSIQDIRDLVNDAASRSLRELRIEMVYKSFEFPQNLYLYPQLETLILEKLSLVDIPPNVSLIGLKKLNLLSVRFSNDESVQRLLSICPHLEDLVVRRSTYTNVMVFTIDVPTLKCLSIDNTSGESRPEGVHGFVINAPSLRCFSIKDTFSNYVRFGDMPELVKASVNIICDQPILTAREKVQSTSSKM